From Macaca mulatta isolate MMU2019108-1 chromosome 1, T2T-MMU8v2.0, whole genome shotgun sequence, the proteins below share one genomic window:
- the GJA5 gene encoding gap junction alpha-5 protein: MGDWSFLGEFLEEVHKHSTVVGKVWLTVLFIFRMLVLGTAAESSWGDEQADFRCDTIQPGCQNVCYDQAFPISHIRYWVLQIIFVSTPSLVYMGHAMHTVRMQEKRKLREAERAKEVQRSGSYEYPVAEKAELSCWEEGNGRIVLQGSLLNTYVCSILIRTTMEVGFIVGQYLIYGIFLTTLHVCRRSPCPHPVNCYVSRPTEKNVFIVFMLAVAALSLLLSLAELYHLGWKKIRQRFVKPRQHVAKCQLSGPSVSMVQSCTPPPDFNQCLENGPGGKFFNPFSNNMASQQNTDNLATEQVRGQEQTPGEGFIQVRYGQKPEVPNGVSPGHRLPHGYHSDKRRLSKASSKARSDDLSV; the protein is encoded by the coding sequence ATGGGCGATTGGAGCTTCCTGGGAGAATTCCTGGAGGAAGTACACAAGCACTCGACCGTAGTAGGCAAGGTCTGGCTCACTGTCCTTTTCATATTCCGTATGCTCGTGCTGGGCACAGCTGCTGAGTCTTCCTGGGGGGATGAGCAGGCTGATTTCCGGTGTGATACGATTCAGCCTGGCTGCCAGAACGTCTGCTACGACCAAGCTTTCCCCATCTCCCACATTCGCTACTGGGTGCTGCAGATCATCTTCGTCTCCACGCCCTCTCTGGTGTACATGGGCCACGCCATGCACACTGTGCGCATGCAGGAGAAGCGCAAGCTACGGGAGGCCGAGAGGGCCAAAGAGGTCCAGCGCTCTGGCTCTTACGAGTACCCGGTGGCTGAGAAAGCAGAACTGTCCTGCTGGGAGGAAGGGAATGGAAGGATTGTCCTCCAGGGCTCTCTGCTCAACACCTATGTGTGCAGCATCCTGATCCGCACCACCATGGAGGTGGGCTTCATTGTGGGCCAGTACCTCATCTACGGAATCTTCCTGACCACCCTGCATGTCTGCCGCAGGAGTCCCTGTCCCCACCCGGTCAACTGTTACGTATCCCGGCCCACAGAGAAGAACGTCTTTATTGTCTTTATGCTGGCTGTGGCTGCACTGTCCCTCCTCCTTAGCCTAGCTGAGCTCTACCACCTGGGCTGGAAGAAGATCAGACAGCGATTTGTCAAGCCGCGGCAGCACGTGGCTAAGTGCCAGCTTTCTGGCCCCTCTGTGAGCATGGTCCAGAGTTGCACACCACCCCCCGACTTTAATCAGTGCCTGGAGAATGGCCCTGGGGGAAAATTCTTCAATCCCTTCAGCAATAATATGGCCTCCCAACAAAACACAGACAACCTGGCCACTGAGCAAGTGCGAGGTCAGGAGCAGACTCCTGGGGAAGGTTTCATCCAGGTTCGTTATGGCCAGAAGCCTGAGGTGCCCAATGGAGTCTCACCAGGTCACCGCCTTCCCCATGGCTATCATAGCGACAAGCGACGTCTTAGTAAGGCCAGCAGCAAGGCCAGGTCAGATGACCTATCAGTGTGA